The following coding sequences are from one Rhipicephalus microplus isolate Deutch F79 chromosome 3, USDA_Rmic, whole genome shotgun sequence window:
- the LOC142804253 gene encoding uncharacterized protein LOC142804253 isoform X1, with protein MAGVPPRPEQTTLQIVVQGVQKEVKALHNPDGSFMTDANGYVYEASDGKRVTLRFMAGNRENDPPPAQPPTPSPACDGDVDSDGALAAFPAAAASAEDVEELWSARKTRFFIAKYSEMKDLVGKTRALRTRRLLWKKLAEAINTEFLCNVTATQVENKWKSLDRAYKKSKKDNNSSGHHRVNCEYEEELAEVLEKEHSVNPRLLLEPGKTILPSASPDTSITEAPQDAAVPVECNTASKVRSSTTPKRKRQSRSQVTPLLEALEKMQASRAKQEEAAVKQLEERKKWEEAKAKRHDERMQRFDRLIDVLSNKDGL; from the exons atggcgggcgtccccccaaggccagagcagacgacgttgcaaatagttgttcagggcgttcaaaaggaagttaaggcacttcacaatcccgacgggtcatttatgacggacgccaacggttacgtctatgaggcatcag acggcaagcgcgttacgttgcggttcatggcagggaatcgtgaaaatgacccccctccggcacaaccgccgacgccttctcctgcctgcgacggcgacgttgacagcgatggggctttagccgcatttccagcagcagccgcgtcggctgaagatgtggaagagctttggagcgcccgaaaaacaaggttcttcatcgccaaatactcggaaatgaaggacttggtgggaaaaaccagggcacttcg cacaagaaggcttctgtggaagaagttggctgaggccatcaatacggagttcttgtgcaacgtgactgccacacaagtggaaaacaaatggaagtcgctggacagagcatataaaaagtcaaaaaaagacaacaattcttcaggtcaccaccgtgtgaactgtgaatatgaaga agagctggcagaagtcttggaaaaagaacatagtgtaaatccaaggctgctcttggagcctggaaaaacaatcctgcctagtgcaagtccaga caccagcatcactgaagcacctcaagatgcagcagtcccagtcgagtgcaacacagcatccaaagttcggagcagcacaacgccaaaaaggaagcgccagagtaggtcccaagtcacgccgctcttggaggcattagaaaaaatgcaagcttcgagagctaagcaagaggaggcagcagtgaaacaactggaggaaagaaaaaaatgggaagaggcaaaggcaaagcggcatgatgagcgcatgcagcgattcgatcggttgatcgacgtactctcaaataaggacgggttataa
- the LOC142804253 gene encoding uncharacterized protein LOC142804253 isoform X2, with product MAGNRENDPPPAQPPTPSPACDGDVDSDGALAAFPAAAASAEDVEELWSARKTRFFIAKYSEMKDLVGKTRALRTRRLLWKKLAEAINTEFLCNVTATQVENKWKSLDRAYKKSKKDNNSSGHHRVNCEYEEELAEVLEKEHSVNPRLLLEPGKTILPSASPDTSITEAPQDAAVPVECNTASKVRSSTTPKRKRQSRSQVTPLLEALEKMQASRAKQEEAAVKQLEERKKWEEAKAKRHDERMQRFDRLIDVLSNKDGL from the exons atggcagggaatcgtgaaaatgacccccctccggcacaaccgccgacgccttctcctgcctgcgacggcgacgttgacagcgatggggctttagccgcatttccagcagcagccgcgtcggctgaagatgtggaagagctttggagcgcccgaaaaacaaggttcttcatcgccaaatactcggaaatgaaggacttggtgggaaaaaccagggcacttcg cacaagaaggcttctgtggaagaagttggctgaggccatcaatacggagttcttgtgcaacgtgactgccacacaagtggaaaacaaatggaagtcgctggacagagcatataaaaagtcaaaaaaagacaacaattcttcaggtcaccaccgtgtgaactgtgaatatgaaga agagctggcagaagtcttggaaaaagaacatagtgtaaatccaaggctgctcttggagcctggaaaaacaatcctgcctagtgcaagtccaga caccagcatcactgaagcacctcaagatgcagcagtcccagtcgagtgcaacacagcatccaaagttcggagcagcacaacgccaaaaaggaagcgccagagtaggtcccaagtcacgccgctcttggaggcattagaaaaaatgcaagcttcgagagctaagcaagaggaggcagcagtgaaacaactggaggaaagaaaaaaatgggaagaggcaaaggcaaagcggcatgatgagcgcatgcagcgattcgatcggttgatcgacgtactctcaaataaggacgggttataa